A stretch of DNA from Glycine max cultivar Williams 82 chromosome 18, Glycine_max_v4.0, whole genome shotgun sequence:
TAAGAAATGTTCTATTTGTGTTTTctaaaagttaattataaattggtaaTCAAGTTAGCCAAATTAGTGTTTTAGCTTTCATATATTCCTTCCACTCCGTGTACACAACCTGgggattatattttctttttccaagcaaatgacATAGTTATTGAGTGTCTTCTTTTGCCTCATTTCTTTACTAAAAATCTTGTTACAGATGGGAGAGATGAAGCTACTAATGGGCTAATGTGGATGAGAGGTGGACCTGTAGACCAAGGTCTCAATTCCCTAAATTTTCAAGGAGCTGGTATGTTGCCCTGGATGCAGCAGAGACTGGATCCAACTTTACTAGGAAATGATCAGAATCAACAGTACCAAGCCATGTTGGCAGCTGGTTTACAGAACTTAGGTAGTGGATATCTCATGAAGCAACAAATGATGAATTTTCAGCAGCCTTACCACTATCTTCAACAATCTGGAAACAGTAATTCTCCTTTGCAACTTCAGCAGCAGCAACCAATTCAACAATCTGTGTCTTCTAACATGCTGCAGCCACAAGCTCACGTGTTGACAGAGAACCTCTCTCAGCACCTCCTTCAGAAACCACATAACAATCAAGAAGTCCAAGCACAACAGCAGCAACATACTTATCAAGACTCGCTCTTAATTCCGAGTGATCAACTCCATCAGAGACAACACTCTGGCATTCCTTCACCATCATATTCAAAACCAGATTTCTTGGATTCGAGCATGAAGTTCCCTGCTTCAGTTTCTCCCGGGCAAAACATGCTTAGTTCACTTTGTCCTGAAGGAAGTGGCAGTCTCTTGAATTTATCGAGGAGCAGTCTGTCCTTGCTGACTGAACAGTTACCGCAACAGCAATGGACTCAAAAATATGCACCTGTGCAGGTCAACACCTATGGAGGCACTGTGTCACATGCACAATATTCTGGAAAAGATTCTGCAATGGTGCTACCACATTGTAACTCGGATGCCCAAAATTCTACGCTTTTTGGTGTCAATATTGATTCATCTGGCCTTCTCCCCATCACAGTCCCTGGTTACACCACCTCGTCTGCTGACACTAATTCATCAACAATGCCATTAGCGGATTCTGGTTTCCAGGGTTCTCTATATGGTTGCATGGATTCATCGGAGTTGTTGCAAAGCGCAGGGCATGTTGACCCAGAAAACCAGAGTCAAACCTTTGTCAAGGTATGATTTTCAAGTATTATGCAGCCTTTTCAgcccttcttttttcttaatctaGTTGCTTAATTTTGTCATTTCACAGGTTTACAAATCAGGGTCAGTTGGGCGCTCACTTGACATATCCAGGTTCAGCAGCTATCATGAACTACGCGAGGAGTTGGCTCAGATGTTTGGAATTGAGGGGAAGTTAGAAGACCCTCTTAGATCAGGCTGGCAGCTTGTGTTCGTTGACAGGGAGAATGATGTTCTTCTCCTTGGAGATGATCCGTGGGAGTAAGTACCTAGTTTCAATTGCACTAGGCTTCTACTCATGAACTTGCTTTGTCATTGAAATATTCCatcattaatttcttatttaaaaaaaaatgctatgcTAATTTATTTCACTTGGTTTATGTTTGTTGACATTTTCTTCATTGTTATGTGTTTTACATCTTGTAGATCATTCGTCAATAATGTTTGGTATATCAAAATACTTTCACCTGAAGACATTCAGAAAATGGGGGAACAAGCGGTAGAATCCCTTGCATTAGGTTCAGGACAAAGGCTAAATGGCACTGGTGCCGAGTCTCAGGACATAGTTTCTGGACCACCATCAATTGGCTCACTTGAGTACTGAGAAAATTGAAACATGTATTCCTTCAGACCCCATGGTCAAGAGAATTTCTCTACATGTTTTTATTACTTAAGTTGGAATATGTTGTGTATGATCTGTTCCCCCCTCTCACCCTCATTATTACTATCAgcatttgaagaaaaatatacatttatgattaaaaaaaaccttaGGACATGCTTCTGTGCCAATTTGAACTTGGGGCACTGCAAGCTAGAGTTAGTGTTACTGCTATTTtagcataatattttattcaactttTGCATGAACTAATGTACTCTAGATAGGAAACTAGAGAAGGCTGTTTATGCTTTTGAACTGTCTATGTATTCTAAAATGCCATCACTTCCCAGTTAAGGGGTCGAACTTTTACCTCAAAAAATGTATGAGTAGTATTTTACTATATTGCCATTGAAACCATCAACCCACCATACGACATGTCTCTTAAATGCTACTATTTTGTAGCTCtatataaaatttgtgcacGGTTAAGTAATATTCGTCATCTGCTCTgttaaatttctattttgttgGTATTTACCTATTTGAATTGgtgatttttttaagttattattggAAAAAATTCAAGTCTTATATTGATTAGAGATAAAATTATGTAAGTGAGGAATAACTCTTATCTCATGAATTAACTTTTAGAGTTGAATTAGATTTAAATTCACATTTTAAGAGTTACTAACTATGCAATACTTGTTGGTTATGTTTTATTGGAGGGTTTGTCTCGAGTATTAGTTTAATTGCTTAGAAGTTATAATAGCAAAACATCTTTCTGTATTCGGGTTTGGATTATGGCAGATAAATTTTTGgtatgaaagtttttttttcttacaaaatagacaaaaaattaTTGCGAAATATTTATTAGTGTTGTTGATGATTAAATTTTACTAGAGAATTTTGTTCGTCACTTTTagtgaatttttcttttcaatcattCTTTTTCATTACTAACGGaatgatgttttttatttatttttcctatatTTTGAGCCATTCCATGgaaataaatatcatttatcattctttacttttatttgttaaattgtcaccttttattataaaaatattttttgcacaATTACATttagtttttacattatttccccttttttttcgtGGGGGAGGAGAACTTCATCGTTTCCATTTGTAAATAGCAAACTAAGTGTAATTTTGTAGAAGGGTTAGTAAAACAAACTTTAGGTTAGTATAATTACCGatagtattattaatataagAATATCGCTAACTAATAGtccaaaaatatcaattaagaaattaataaa
This window harbors:
- the LOC100814479 gene encoding auxin response factor 8 — protein: MKLSTSGLGQQGHEGGEKKCLNSELWHACAGPLVSLPTAGTRVVYFPQGHSEQVAATTNREIDGHIPNYPSLPPQLICQLHNVTMHADVETDEVYAQMTLQPLTPQEQKDTFLSMELGIPSKQPSNYFCKTLTASDTSTHGGFSVPRRAAEKVFPPLDFSLQPPAQELIARDLHDAEWKFRHIFRGQPKRHLLTTGWSIFVSAKRLVAGDSVLFIWNEKNQLLLGIRRANRPQTVMPSSVLSSDSMHIGLLAAAAHAAATNSCFTVFYNPRASPSEFVIPLSKYIKAVYHTRISVGMRFRMLFETEESSVRRYMGTITGISDLDSVRWPNSHWRSVKVGWDESTAGERQPRVSLWEIEPLTTFPMYPSLFPLRLKRPWHPGTSSLHDGRDEATNGLMWMRGGPVDQGLNSLNFQGAGMLPWMQQRLDPTLLGNDQNQQYQAMLAAGLQNLGSGYLMKQQMMNFQQPYHYLQQSGNSNSPLQLQQQQPIQQSVSSNMLQPQAHVLTENLSQHLLQKPHNNQEVQAQQQQHTYQDSLLIPSDQLHQRQHSGIPSPSYSKPDFLDSSMKFPASVSPGQNMLSSLCPEGSGSLLNLSRSSLSLLTEQLPQQQWTQKYAPVQVNTYGGTVSHAQYSGKDSAMVLPHCNSDAQNSTLFGVNIDSSGLLPITVPGYTTSSADTNSSTMPLADSGFQGSLYGCMDSSELLQSAGHVDPENQSQTFVKVYKSGSVGRSLDISRFSSYHELREELAQMFGIEGKLEDPLRSGWQLVFVDRENDVLLLGDDPWESFVNNVWYIKILSPEDIQKMGEQAVESLALGSGQRLNGTGAESQDIVSGPPSIGSLEY